One Tribolium castaneum strain GA2 chromosome 6, icTriCast1.1, whole genome shotgun sequence genomic window, GTCAAACATTCGAGGTAGCAATTGGGTTGGGTGTAATTTTTGAAGTGTTTCAAGGGCCGTTCGTTGTTCATGTAGCACTTGCGTTTTTCCGGGGGAAATTTCCGGACCTCAATCGAGGTTTTGACAATTTCCGGTTCAATCGCAGCCACTACGACTTTGCTCACCGGAATTCGGAAATAGTGTTTGGTGAGACGTGGCACATCCCAGGGATTATGAATCAAAACCTTGAACAATTTTATtggaacaaaaattttgaatttttcgttttacTCGAAATCcttgcaaaaaactgttgcaaATGAAGTCGGTGTCGGCAGTGTCGTAGTTGAAGAAAACGGTCAGGGAGTTGTCGGCTCCGGACATTAGGGCCCGTTTAGGGTGCGTGTCCACCCCGGAGTTGGTCTCGTAGCCCTTTTCCGTGTCGTAGGCGTTGTGCGAGTTGTTAGGCACGTGGTAATAGTCTGAGTAGTGGAAACTGAAATCGGgttaaaatttctgaaaaaaggGCTTACACGTGCTTTTTGAACAACTCGTCGCGCCCTAGATTATTAAACGAGTAGCAAACTCCCTGATCGATCAAAATCGGGGTGAAAAGTTTGTCGCAACTGTAGAATTTCCCCATAAAGttgcaaaaatgcaaaattgaCTCCACGTTTAGTTTGACTTGGTCCAGGACTTGGAAGAATTGATCATCGACTGTTTTGTTTGCTCGTTTGCTTATGTCGAGGTCAGGGTCGCACAGGAGGGTCAAATAGTAGAAGTTTTTCAATCTGGAAGTGGCATTTTTTGGGGGAAAAACCGGGTTAAGTGCTTACTCCGTTTCGTTGATTTCCTTGTCTTGCATTATCTCGAAGTAAACCTTGCTGTAGTTAAACTCTTTTCGCGAATATTTCGATTCGGGGCAAATCGTGACGGCAGGAAACGGGATTTGGTACAGGGGTGTATCTTTCGTTGAAAAACTTACAACAACGGGGCAACTTTCGTACTTATGGTACACTTTGTAAATCATAAACATGCAGCCACTTAGTAAAATTAAGAGCATCAGGGACCAGATTGTTCTAAAATTTGACGGTTTTAAAGTTCGCAGTGCGAATTTTTGACTCACTTTTCGATTTTCGACCGTTTTTCGGTGAGATATTTAAAACCGTGGATGCTAGTGGAGGAGGAATATTGCACGAGGTGGTTTCGCAATTTCTGGTTAAACTTTGTGTT contains:
- the LOC100142495 gene encoding pickpocket protein 28, encoding MKMEENTKFNQKLRNHLVQYSSSTSIHGFKYLTEKRSKIEKTIWSLMLLILLSGCMFMIYKVYHKYESCPVVVSFSTKDTPLYQIPFPAVTICPESKYSRKEFNYSKVYFEIMQDKEINETELKNFYYLTLLCDPDLDISKRANKTVDDQFFQVLDQVKLNVESILHFCNFMGKFYSCDKLFTPILIDQGVCYSFNNLGRDELFKKHVFHYSDYYHVPNNSHNAYDTEKGYETNSGVDTHPKRALMSGADNSLTVFFNYDTADTDFICNSFLQGFRVLIHNPWDVPRLTKHYFRIPVSKVVVAAIEPEIVKTSIEVRKFPPEKRKCYMNNERPLKHFKNYTQPNCYLECLTNYTLHECGCVQFFMPRDNLTAICGSGSGSCLIRAEEKLKLKDLEFKILGQTFCDCKPSCTNLRFNMETSHSDFYYKEYFEAHLNMKIDDDGTHWSVLQIYFKDEQFITLERNELYGITDLIASFGGLLGLFTGFSLVSLAEIIYFCSVRIICNRRLYGRWSGP